A genomic region of Paenibacillus sp. PL2-23 contains the following coding sequences:
- a CDS encoding ABC transporter permease — protein sequence MNYLIDNPDKVMPFFWEHLSLTFSSLLIALCIALPLGFLITKYKKLQAPVTSVLGIIYTIPSMALYAALIPYTGLGVTTATVGLVAYAQMILVRNVIAAMNGIDPMMIEAAKGMGMSKAQILFKIEVPLALPVVIAGIRVATVSIISIGTVAAWIGAGGLGRLIYQGLNHDHTGKIVAGTVTIAILAIGADLLFRVIEKILSPRTT from the coding sequence ATGAACTATTTGATCGATAATCCCGACAAAGTGATGCCTTTCTTCTGGGAGCATCTCTCCCTGACATTCAGCTCCCTGCTCATCGCGCTCTGCATTGCCTTGCCGCTCGGCTTCCTCATCACCAAGTATAAGAAGCTGCAAGCTCCCGTAACGAGCGTGCTCGGCATTATCTACACGATTCCAAGCATGGCGCTGTATGCGGCGCTGATTCCCTATACGGGGCTTGGCGTCACGACGGCAACGGTTGGACTGGTCGCTTACGCGCAAATGATCCTCGTGCGCAACGTCATCGCCGCGATGAACGGGATTGATCCCATGATGATTGAAGCGGCGAAAGGCATGGGGATGAGCAAGGCTCAGATCCTGTTCAAGATCGAAGTTCCGCTCGCCTTACCCGTCGTCATTGCGGGCATCCGGGTAGCGACTGTATCCATTATCTCGATTGGAACGGTGGCGGCATGGATCGGGGCAGGGGGGCTCGGCAGACTGATCTATCAAGGCTTGAATCACGATCACACAGGAAAGATCGTGGCTGGGACGGTGACCATCGCCATTCTGGCGATCGGGGCTGATCTCTTGTTCCGAGTCATTGAAAAAATACTCAGCCCGAGAACGACTTAA
- a CDS encoding SDR family NAD(P)-dependent oxidoreductase, whose translation MNNDIKNFSMDFFSLKGKVAIITGGNSGLGQGFALALAKAGADIFAVSIADDHDVTKHLIEAENVKYHLMLADITKDDVCKEVIEECIRIYGKIDILMNNAGMCINEPDVTKFTRVQWDKMISLNLTACFELSHEAAKYMIPQNSGKIINTCSMFSYLGGQWSPAYAASKHGLAGFTKAYCDELAQFNIQVNGIAPGYFATELTTATRADQAANQRILDHIPANRWGNVSDLMGAVVFLASDASNYINGTLINVDGGYLVR comes from the coding sequence ATGAACAACGATATCAAAAACTTCTCAATGGATTTCTTCAGCCTCAAAGGTAAAGTTGCCATCATTACTGGAGGAAATTCAGGGCTGGGGCAAGGCTTTGCGCTTGCACTTGCGAAAGCGGGGGCGGACATCTTTGCCGTCAGCATAGCGGATGACCATGATGTCACGAAGCACTTGATCGAAGCAGAAAATGTGAAGTACCACCTTATGCTTGCTGACATTACAAAGGATGATGTCTGCAAAGAGGTTATTGAAGAATGCATCAGAATATATGGAAAAATAGATATTCTCATGAATAACGCCGGTATGTGTATCAATGAACCGGATGTCACCAAGTTTACACGAGTGCAATGGGACAAAATGATCTCGCTTAATTTAACAGCTTGCTTTGAATTATCACATGAAGCAGCTAAGTACATGATTCCGCAAAATAGCGGAAAGATCATTAATACGTGCTCCATGTTCTCCTACCTTGGAGGGCAATGGTCGCCAGCATACGCTGCCAGCAAGCATGGCTTGGCAGGCTTCACCAAAGCTTATTGTGATGAATTAGCACAATTTAATATACAAGTGAACGGGATTGCGCCTGGGTACTTTGCGACCGAGCTGACAACAGCGACAAGAGCTGACCAGGCAGCCAATCAACGAATCCTGGACCACATTCCGGCCAATCGATGGGGAAATGTTTCAGATTTGATGGGCGCCGTCGTATTTCTTGCTTCTGATGCTTCCAATTATATCAATGGCACCTTGATCAACGTGGATGGCGGCTACTTGGTAAGATAA
- a CDS encoding glycine betaine ABC transporter substrate-binding protein: protein MKKLAAVLAALTLLVLLAFIYQHERGTPDKQGKPQLSEPKGEITLGSKSLTEQYLLMKMSALLLRDKGYKVNEMVFLDSQAVRSAMEAGVAELYWEYTTTARIFYHKNEPLYESEEAFREVAQTDAAKGIVWLSRSSFNSSWALFMRKDISERLRIYSINDLAEYIRTQHTGMKFATNAEYLTREDGLERLMDVYDFQLPVSQVVAIESDLLPQAVKDGRVDVAVGMASDPRIQRNNLVLLLDDNSVFPPYEAAPVILEKTLTQYPDIGETIERLTPLITQENMLDLMYKVDILQKDITKTSRDFLVKQGLLKP from the coding sequence ATGAAGAAGCTTGCGGCTGTGTTGGCTGCGTTGACGCTGCTTGTGCTGCTTGCCTTCATATACCAACACGAGCGGGGAACGCCGGACAAGCAGGGAAAGCCGCAGCTCTCTGAACCAAAAGGCGAGATTACGCTCGGCTCGAAGTCGCTGACAGAGCAATATTTGCTCATGAAGATGAGCGCCCTTCTGCTCAGGGACAAGGGCTATAAGGTGAACGAAATGGTGTTTCTGGACAGCCAGGCGGTTCGTTCGGCCATGGAAGCGGGCGTGGCGGAGCTGTATTGGGAATATACAACAACGGCCAGAATTTTCTATCATAAAAACGAGCCGCTGTACGAATCCGAAGAGGCATTCCGAGAGGTTGCCCAGACGGATGCGGCCAAGGGCATCGTATGGCTAAGCAGAAGCTCGTTTAACAGCAGCTGGGCGCTATTCATGCGCAAGGATATTTCCGAGCGGCTTCGTATTTACAGCATCAATGATTTGGCGGAATATATCCGCACTCAGCATACGGGGATGAAATTCGCTACGAATGCCGAATATTTGACGCGGGAGGACGGGCTTGAGCGGCTGATGGACGTTTACGACTTTCAGCTTCCCGTAAGCCAGGTCGTCGCGATCGAATCTGATCTGCTGCCGCAGGCCGTCAAGGACGGGCGTGTGGACGTGGCCGTCGGCATGGCCTCCGATCCTCGTATTCAGAGGAATAACCTTGTCCTGCTTCTGGACGACAACAGCGTGTTCCCGCCTTACGAGGCCGCGCCGGTCATTCTGGAGAAGACGCTGACGCAATATCCGGATATTGGGGAGACGATTGAGCGTTTGACGCCGCTCATTACGCAGGAGAACATGCTTGATCTTATGTATAAGGTCGATATTTTGCAGAAGGACATTACGAAGACGTCTCGGGATTTTCTCGTGAAGCAAGGACTGTTGAAGCCCTAG
- a CDS encoding sigma-54 dependent transcriptional regulator, whose translation MTVPGILIVDDEIKLCRNIALKLRREGYTVYEAYDGKAAIRKLQQHSIRVMILDFMLTDMTGLEVLKTAKELSPDTKVYMLTAYGNVENAVLAMKWGASDYWNKPFDLKKLAEHVMDAYRSQDDASGEVVFRSPKMEAIKGILDRIVTTNAPVLLLGESGAGKTMLAKWIHDHSGRRDQPFLHVNCDSMPEGMLERELFGWSGKAFAAEGGTLFLDEIGSLTPLNQAHLYRMLKDKSLLSADTQERREVNVRLITSTRERLPQLVKEGRFRDDLYYMLNLVELELPPLRERKEDIPLLVEQKLAQLNAKYGKPLKISEELMLMLVEMPWLGNINELMNVIERMHLLKVNGALHAEDLPASLLGHSARTVDGLQLEGRLYDVLEEVEGRMIVDALEKTGGNQSRAAELLGISRNALIYKMKRIER comes from the coding sequence ATGACGGTGCCTGGTATCCTGATTGTAGATGACGAGATCAAGCTGTGCAGGAATATCGCTCTGAAGCTAAGACGGGAAGGTTATACCGTTTACGAGGCGTACGATGGCAAAGCAGCTATTCGAAAGCTTCAGCAGCACTCCATACGCGTCATGATTTTGGATTTTATGCTGACCGATATGACGGGTCTGGAGGTATTGAAGACGGCCAAGGAGCTGTCTCCCGATACCAAGGTTTATATGCTGACAGCTTACGGCAACGTAGAGAACGCCGTGCTGGCCATGAAATGGGGCGCTTCGGATTATTGGAATAAGCCGTTTGATTTGAAGAAGCTGGCAGAGCATGTGATGGATGCTTACCGTTCTCAGGACGACGCGTCCGGCGAGGTCGTGTTTAGAAGCCCTAAGATGGAGGCGATCAAAGGTATTCTGGACCGGATCGTGACAACCAACGCGCCGGTGCTTCTGTTAGGGGAAAGCGGAGCCGGTAAGACGATGCTGGCGAAATGGATTCACGATCATAGCGGAAGGCGGGATCAGCCGTTTCTGCATGTCAATTGCGACTCCATGCCCGAGGGCATGCTGGAGCGCGAGCTGTTCGGGTGGTCGGGCAAGGCTTTCGCGGCGGAAGGAGGCACGCTGTTCCTGGACGAAATCGGGAGCCTCACTCCGCTTAATCAAGCCCATCTCTATCGTATGCTGAAGGATAAGAGCTTGTTGTCTGCCGATACACAGGAGCGAAGAGAAGTCAATGTGCGGCTTATCACCTCGACTCGCGAGAGGCTCCCGCAGCTTGTGAAGGAAGGGCGCTTCCGTGACGATCTTTATTATATGCTCAACCTGGTGGAGCTGGAGCTTCCTCCGCTGAGAGAGCGCAAGGAGGATATCCCGCTGCTCGTCGAGCAGAAGCTTGCGCAGCTGAACGCGAAGTATGGCAAGCCTCTGAAGATTTCGGAGGAGCTGATGCTCATGCTGGTCGAGATGCCTTGGCTAGGCAACATTAACGAGCTGATGAACGTGATCGAACGCATGCATTTGCTGAAGGTGAACGGCGCCCTTCATGCAGAGGATCTGCCGGCCTCCTTGCTGGGTCACTCCGCCAGAACGGTCGATGGTCTTCAGCTGGAAGGAAGATTGTACGATGTGCTGGAGGAAGTGGAGGGACGTATGATTGTCGACGCGCTAGAGAAGACAGGCGGCAATCAGAGCCGGGCGGCAGAGCTGCTTGGCATATCGCGCAATGCGCTGATTTACAAGATGAAGAGGATTGAGCGATGA
- a CDS encoding ATP-binding protein, producing MKMTRKFLLVVMLILILPIVAIHQGIVRYSETVMKANIVENNEIMAELIVNRMNSEMNDVVSQLLLVAGLPDQQRLNLSTMYARAKQAISKSTVIQSIYFLDTGKRMLFEAPFQPELADRSFEYPKFEHVRWSYTYVVSGLISNIRMEEAVTVAIPIFYDDRQFQGVLVAELSRNFLSNILRSTSETREGFSFIIDDEGKVIASTSDEDWNRDFSSEPIVQLLLKGDSGSVEEAYRGTRSVMTYQTMRENWGLALGVPEQVAFSTVQTLSKALTYSFLGIFALIGCLIFVGGRQIVAPILKVTKFAQRIQSQKAPMPLPEPMMKRKDELGELLRTFHDMNNRVERSHRFLQDIIEGIPYALITLDAAGQITRVNGKWVELFGLSEAVWEGKRLAELSGFEFLTAEPSVGEREVTWSDGNGAARVLNVVIASFYDGLLAVVHDMSQIRMLEAHVKQSEQLALIGQITAGIAHELKNPLAVLSSSSELLREEIELHPDSEWVPTLVQDIDSEIARMTSIVNEFLTLAKTKKEADSLVRLDDLLKRVLHLLRIKFNELGIQVRCRFPEEVPDIIGKPNKLIQVILNLLVNSMEAMPRGGTIEIRIRRSDGEVSVEIEDEGEGISEEHLQWLFNPFFSTKETGNGLGLSIARDIMKEHGGSLEMRSEKHKGTTVICRFPIGSKGDNV from the coding sequence ATGAAAATGACGCGAAAATTTCTCCTTGTTGTCATGCTGATTCTCATTCTGCCGATTGTGGCGATCCACCAAGGCATCGTCCGTTATTCGGAGACCGTCATGAAGGCCAATATTGTCGAAAATAATGAGATTATGGCCGAGCTGATCGTCAATCGGATGAACAGCGAGATGAATGATGTCGTGTCCCAGCTGTTGCTTGTGGCAGGCCTTCCAGACCAGCAGAGGCTCAATCTGTCGACGATGTATGCCCGGGCTAAGCAGGCCATCTCCAAAAGCACCGTCATCCAGTCGATTTATTTCCTCGATACGGGCAAGCGCATGCTGTTCGAAGCGCCGTTCCAGCCAGAGCTTGCGGATAGGAGCTTCGAATATCCAAAGTTCGAGCATGTCAGATGGAGCTACACCTACGTTGTATCCGGTCTCATCTCTAATATTCGAATGGAAGAGGCTGTTACCGTAGCGATTCCCATCTTCTATGACGACCGCCAGTTTCAAGGTGTGCTCGTGGCGGAATTAAGCCGCAATTTCTTGTCCAACATCTTAAGAAGCACTAGCGAGACGCGTGAAGGGTTCAGCTTTATCATCGACGACGAAGGCAAGGTGATCGCTTCTACAAGCGATGAGGATTGGAATCGGGATTTCTCCAGCGAGCCAATCGTTCAGCTGCTGCTGAAGGGCGATTCGGGCTCCGTTGAGGAAGCGTACCGGGGCACGCGCAGCGTCATGACGTACCAGACGATGCGCGAGAATTGGGGACTGGCTCTCGGAGTTCCGGAGCAGGTTGCCTTCTCTACCGTGCAGACTCTATCGAAAGCGCTTACGTATAGCTTTCTCGGCATCTTTGCCCTGATCGGCTGCTTGATATTCGTAGGGGGCAGGCAGATCGTCGCTCCGATTCTCAAGGTGACGAAGTTCGCCCAGCGCATTCAGAGCCAGAAGGCGCCGATGCCACTGCCAGAGCCGATGATGAAGAGGAAGGACGAGCTCGGCGAGCTTCTGCGGACGTTCCATGATATGAACAACCGGGTGGAGCGAAGCCATCGCTTCCTGCAAGATATTATCGAGGGCATTCCCTATGCGCTCATTACGTTAGATGCGGCGGGACAAATTACCCGGGTGAACGGGAAGTGGGTCGAGCTCTTTGGCCTATCGGAAGCGGTATGGGAAGGGAAGCGGCTGGCGGAGCTGTCCGGCTTCGAGTTTCTGACGGCAGAGCCCTCCGTCGGAGAGAGGGAGGTCACGTGGTCAGACGGAAATGGTGCGGCCCGCGTCCTGAATGTCGTCATCGCTTCCTTCTACGACGGGCTGCTCGCAGTCGTTCACGACATGTCCCAGATCCGGATGCTGGAAGCCCATGTGAAGCAGAGCGAGCAGCTTGCGCTAATCGGACAGATTACGGCCGGCATTGCGCATGAGCTGAAGAATCCGTTGGCCGTGCTGTCCAGCTCCTCGGAGCTGCTGCGGGAGGAGATTGAGCTTCATCCCGATTCCGAATGGGTGCCGACGCTCGTGCAAGACATTGACAGCGAGATCGCTAGGATGACATCCATCGTCAACGAATTTCTGACGCTGGCGAAGACGAAGAAAGAGGCTGACTCGCTCGTTCGGCTCGACGACCTGCTGAAGCGGGTGCTGCATTTGCTCCGCATCAAGTTTAACGAGCTGGGCATCCAAGTGCGGTGCCGCTTCCCGGAGGAAGTGCCTGATATTATCGGGAAGCCTAACAAACTGATTCAGGTTATTCTGAACCTTCTCGTCAACAGCATGGAAGCCATGCCCCGAGGAGGGACGATTGAGATCCGAATCCGGAGGTCGGACGGAGAAGTAAGCGTAGAGATCGAGGATGAAGGGGAAGGCATTTCGGAGGAGCATCTGCAATGGCTGTTCAATCCTTTTTTCTCGACCAAAGAAACGGGGAACGGGCTTGGCTTGTCCATTGCCCGCGACATTATGAAAGAACACGGCGGCAGCCTGGAGATGCGCAGTGAGAAGCATAAGGGAACGACGGTGATCTGCCGGTTCCCGATTGGCTCGAAGGGGGATAATGTATGA
- a CDS encoding SIS domain-containing protein, with protein MLNISVSKLSKPELSIHNKMAEAIEQNHNIKILEAAQFCDVSPSKISKLVRKLGFENFKQYKQYFGGQAIASGNKKRSSELERLQHFIESFNPALIDQFMEVYQRYNKIVLFGLGPSFFCVEYFSYKLAPLSDKSIFVTQSQSYAQNLVDKETLLIVFSVTGKFDSFESLFHRAKSRGTAIMLILEEYDGSLTFEADHLFYLTKSTQNEELLPFEKTRTVFFIFIEEVIARFMSERADT; from the coding sequence ATGTTAAATATAAGTGTAAGTAAGCTAAGCAAGCCTGAGCTTTCGATTCACAACAAAATGGCTGAGGCTATTGAACAAAATCACAACATAAAAATATTGGAAGCAGCCCAGTTTTGCGATGTCTCTCCATCTAAAATATCCAAGCTTGTAAGAAAGCTAGGGTTTGAAAATTTCAAGCAATATAAGCAATATTTTGGAGGCCAGGCCATCGCCTCCGGGAATAAGAAGAGATCCAGCGAGCTGGAGAGACTTCAACATTTTATAGAAAGCTTTAATCCCGCTCTGATTGATCAGTTCATGGAAGTGTACCAAAGATACAATAAAATCGTCTTATTCGGCCTCGGTCCATCCTTTTTTTGCGTGGAATATTTTTCATATAAGCTTGCCCCATTATCGGATAAAAGTATTTTTGTGACCCAAAGTCAATCGTATGCACAAAATCTGGTGGATAAAGAAACGCTTTTGATCGTTTTTTCGGTAACGGGCAAATTTGATTCCTTTGAAAGCCTGTTTCATCGAGCGAAATCACGCGGAACAGCTATTATGCTCATTTTGGAAGAGTACGATGGCTCCTTAACCTTCGAAGCTGACCATCTATTTTACCTGACAAAGTCAACTCAAAATGAGGAGCTGCTGCCCTTTGAAAAAACGCGTACCGTATTTTTTATCTTTATCGAAGAAGTGATTGCCAGATTCATGTCAGAGAGAGCGGACACATGA
- a CDS encoding ABC transporter permease, with amino-acid sequence MKVLDQIREYFEGNAPVFFANMKMHIWLSSFSMIAAMLICIPLGIWISRKLLIANYVINAVNIVRVIPSLAVLALAMPLLGVGFAPAAVALTILACPPILINTYVAFREINPAIKEAARGMGMTPLQTIIKVELPLALPVMLAGIRIASVEIIASATLAVLIGGGGLGSYIINGVSMMSKSFLLIGAVPVALLAILSEIVFSYMQRKTNYSH; translated from the coding sequence GTGAAGGTTCTGGATCAGATTCGCGAGTACTTCGAAGGGAATGCGCCTGTATTCTTCGCCAATATGAAGATGCATATCTGGCTTAGCTCCTTCTCCATGATTGCAGCGATGCTGATCTGCATTCCGCTCGGAATCTGGATTTCGAGAAAATTATTGATAGCGAACTACGTGATCAATGCGGTCAATATTGTACGGGTTATTCCCAGCCTGGCTGTACTGGCGCTTGCGATGCCGCTGCTCGGCGTCGGGTTCGCTCCGGCCGCGGTGGCGCTTACCATTCTGGCATGCCCGCCCATCCTGATCAATACGTACGTCGCTTTCCGGGAAATTAATCCCGCCATTAAGGAAGCGGCGCGGGGCATGGGCATGACGCCTCTCCAGACCATTATAAAGGTCGAGCTCCCGCTGGCGCTGCCGGTCATGCTGGCCGGTATCCGGATCGCATCGGTGGAGATCATCGCCAGCGCAACGCTTGCTGTTCTTATCGGCGGCGGAGGACTTGGCAGCTATATTATTAACGGAGTCAGCATGATGTCGAAGAGCTTCCTGCTGATCGGGGCGGTACCTGTGGCACTGCTCGCCATCCTGAGCGAAATTGTATTCAGCTACATGCAGCGCAAAACAAACTATTCGCACTAA
- a CDS encoding methyl-accepting chemotaxis protein, producing the protein MKHLRSKILLGFAVVLILLAISGASAAISMDIGKKQVDEMVTRDLELITVSEQLSKNVSQRVAIVRGYALLGDSALLQDFRRYTETSKALQRKLLVLHPSEDAKKLVALNDEWRVMVEGDVFPAYASGNIDKAMEYLNTRSEPAAMALMTGFDQLASSAYEQINTNKRSLIHSLESNQFTVLILTVISILTGTVTALYLAKSIVRPIIRIINRIHSIANGDLRGEPIIAETKDEIAGLAAAMNGMVENLRRIVGKVHENAGHISSSSYELSASARLMNTATGEIAASSQEIAAGTRRQTESMNDNAVAMSEISIVIGRIAEATQDASQAAIDAKAEAEQGCEDMHSAIGQMGSIQDSINLTCSAMNQLGGKLSKINTILAMLNEISTQTKLLALNASVEAARAGDTGRGFSVVADEMKKLSDKSADSSESIAELVKLIHTDSRSVLEVLEQGVHAIERGMQLVERAGESFDRIKAANSSVASDIQEIASSAQQMSAGSEQLAASLAELTSIAQQSLLRSLHVADTTEHQIGAMEEITVSSGSLSRMSVELKDAISAFKT; encoded by the coding sequence ATGAAACATTTGAGGAGCAAAATTCTGCTTGGTTTCGCTGTTGTCCTTATCCTGCTAGCCATATCCGGAGCTTCAGCCGCAATCAGCATGGATATCGGAAAGAAGCAAGTTGATGAAATGGTGACACGGGACCTGGAGCTCATCACCGTCAGCGAGCAATTGTCCAAAAACGTATCGCAGCGCGTGGCGATTGTCCGCGGCTACGCCCTGCTCGGCGACAGCGCGCTTCTGCAAGATTTCAGAAGGTATACCGAAACAAGCAAAGCCTTGCAAAGGAAGCTGCTAGTGCTGCATCCATCCGAGGATGCGAAAAAGCTTGTCGCTCTCAACGATGAGTGGCGCGTGATGGTGGAAGGGGATGTATTCCCCGCGTATGCTTCCGGGAATATCGATAAAGCAATGGAATACTTGAACACAAGGTCCGAGCCCGCAGCCATGGCGCTGATGACCGGCTTCGATCAATTAGCCTCCTCCGCATATGAGCAAATCAATACAAATAAACGATCGCTTATCCATAGCTTGGAAAGCAACCAATTCACCGTTTTGATTCTGACCGTCATCAGTATATTGACCGGAACGGTCACCGCCCTCTATCTGGCGAAGTCGATTGTTCGACCTATTATTCGCATCATTAACCGAATTCATTCCATCGCCAATGGCGATTTGAGAGGGGAGCCGATCATTGCTGAAACCAAGGACGAGATAGCCGGCTTGGCAGCCGCGATGAATGGCATGGTTGAAAACCTGCGGCGAATCGTGGGCAAAGTACATGAGAATGCCGGACACATCTCATCATCTTCCTATGAGCTGTCCGCAAGCGCCCGCTTAATGAACACGGCGACGGGAGAAATCGCTGCCTCCAGTCAAGAGATCGCCGCAGGCACCCGAAGGCAGACGGAAAGCATGAACGACAATGCTGTCGCCATGTCCGAGATAAGCATTGTCATTGGTCGAATTGCGGAAGCGACACAGGACGCTTCACAAGCTGCCATTGATGCTAAGGCAGAGGCTGAGCAAGGCTGCGAGGACATGCATTCTGCCATTGGGCAAATGGGCTCCATCCAAGACTCCATCAACCTAACCTGCAGCGCCATGAATCAACTAGGCGGAAAGCTCAGCAAGATCAATACGATACTGGCCATGCTGAACGAAATTTCGACGCAGACGAAGCTGCTGGCGTTGAACGCTTCCGTCGAGGCGGCTCGCGCGGGGGACACGGGGCGCGGCTTCTCCGTCGTGGCCGATGAGATGAAGAAGCTGTCCGACAAATCCGCGGACTCGTCGGAATCGATTGCCGAGCTGGTGAAGCTCATCCATACCGATTCTCGTTCGGTGCTGGAAGTATTGGAGCAAGGCGTACATGCGATTGAACGAGGTATGCAGCTCGTCGAACGCGCTGGTGAATCGTTTGATCGTATTAAGGCTGCCAATTCGAGCGTAGCCTCCGATATTCAAGAGATTGCATCCTCTGCGCAGCAGATGTCGGCAGGCTCCGAGCAGCTCGCCGCCTCGCTGGCCGAGCTGACAAGCATCGCCCAGCAATCGCTTCTTCGCTCCCTTCATGTCGCGGATACGACCGAGCATCAGATTGGCGCCATGGAGGAAATCACCGTCTCGTCCGGTAGTCTGAGCCGTATGTCTGTGGAGCTCAAGGATGCCATTAGCGCATTTAAGACATGA
- a CDS encoding FAD-binding oxidoreductase: protein MNNEQLLTELQSMLPAEQINTDTKALYDAAADRYKKYAKAKKALDVPVPIAIVYPYTTLEVQSLLMFCNEHNINVIPRSGKTATEGGLENWKETTLVIDGSKMNSIIKIDPYNMQATVQAGVVLQTLEDELRKIGYTTGHSPQSKPVAQYGGLLATRSIGQFSTLYGAIEDMVVGLECVFPNGHISRIKNVPRRAGGPDIRHIAIGNEGTLCYITEVTVKIFKYYPENNVFHGYLLKDVDTGINILREVIVNGFRPSVARVYSEEDAQQHFSHFYNNKCVLIFMSEGPQGIVKATVEAIEAAVAKFQDGVIEKVEDHFIEQWFSHLNWTQQSIDNEFQRMVDHSKHDGFTTEVSADWENIIKIYHNVMNRVKNEFDRFEDITMLGGHSSHSYINGTNMYFVYNYNINCAPEDEMRIYHHPIHAIIIEETLKLGGSMCHHHGIGKYRTQWTLEEHGSAYYMLQKLKEAFDPNGIMNFGTIFPQEEGMKYITGQN from the coding sequence ATGAACAACGAACAATTGCTAACAGAATTGCAGTCCATGCTTCCAGCAGAGCAAATCAACACAGATACGAAAGCGCTTTACGACGCAGCGGCAGATCGTTATAAAAAATATGCAAAAGCCAAAAAAGCGCTTGATGTCCCAGTCCCGATCGCCATTGTATATCCGTACACCACATTAGAAGTACAGTCCCTGTTGATGTTCTGCAATGAGCATAACATCAATGTGATTCCTAGAAGCGGCAAGACGGCCACAGAAGGCGGGCTTGAAAACTGGAAGGAAACCACCTTGGTTATTGATGGCTCCAAGATGAACAGCATTATCAAGATTGACCCCTATAATATGCAAGCGACCGTACAAGCCGGTGTGGTTCTGCAAACGTTAGAGGATGAATTGCGTAAAATCGGGTATACGACTGGGCATTCCCCACAGTCAAAGCCAGTTGCGCAATATGGCGGACTCCTGGCAACAAGAAGTATTGGCCAGTTCTCCACTCTGTACGGCGCCATTGAAGACATGGTGGTGGGACTGGAATGTGTATTTCCTAACGGACACATCTCCAGAATCAAAAATGTTCCGCGAAGAGCTGGCGGGCCGGATATTCGCCATATTGCAATCGGTAATGAAGGAACGCTGTGCTATATCACAGAAGTGACGGTGAAAATATTTAAATACTACCCTGAAAATAATGTGTTCCATGGCTATCTATTGAAAGATGTTGACACAGGCATCAACATTTTGAGGGAAGTCATTGTAAACGGCTTTAGGCCTTCGGTTGCGCGTGTCTATTCCGAAGAAGATGCACAGCAGCATTTTTCACACTTCTATAACAACAAATGTGTATTAATCTTCATGTCAGAAGGACCGCAAGGCATTGTGAAAGCAACTGTAGAAGCCATTGAAGCAGCCGTTGCTAAATTCCAGGATGGCGTCATCGAAAAGGTCGAGGACCACTTCATTGAGCAATGGTTCAGCCACTTGAATTGGACGCAGCAATCCATCGACAATGAATTCCAGAGAATGGTTGATCACAGCAAGCACGATGGTTTTACAACCGAGGTATCCGCTGACTGGGAGAACATTATTAAGATTTATCACAATGTGATGAACAGGGTAAAAAACGAGTTTGACCGGTTCGAAGATATCACCATGCTGGGCGGACACTCCTCGCATAGCTATATCAATGGAACCAATATGTACTTTGTATACAACTACAATATTAATTGCGCTCCGGAGGATGAGATGCGCATTTATCACCATCCCATCCATGCGATCATTATCGAAGAAACCTTGAAGCTTGGCGGCTCCATGTGCCATCACCATGGGATTGGCAAATATCGCACTCAATGGACACTAGAAGAGCATGGTTCGGCTTACTATATGCTGCAAAAGCTAAAGGAAGCGTTTGATCCGAACGGCATCATGAACTTTGGCACTATTTTCCCCCAAGAAGAAGGAATGAAATATATAACGGGGCAAAACTGA